The Halorhodospira halophila SL1 genomic sequence CGGCCAGGAGAGCAAGGACACGGATTCGGGCAGCAGCAAGTCCAGCTCCGGCTCCGGCTCCGGCTCCGGCTCCGGCTCCGGCAGCGGGGACGGCGGCGGCAGCCGGCTGAGTTCCACCCCCGAGCCCCGCAGCCGCTTTACCCTGTGGTTCGTCATCGTGCTACTCGGCGGCGGCACCGTGGCCGCCGGCGTCTACGGCTACCAGCTCTACGAGGAACTGCAGGCGGCACAGCAAGAGCTCGATGAGCGTGTCGCTGCCCAGGAGGAGCGCGACGCCGAACTCGACGACACCCTGGAGAAGGCCCGCGAGCAGGCCGAAGCGGCCGCCCGCCTGGAGGCGTACCTGGAGGACTTCGAAGCGCTCTCCGCGGACGTCGAGGCGGCCAAGCAGGCCAGCGACGATACCGCCGAGAGCCTGGCCTCGCTGGAGTCCCGCGTTGAGGAGCTGGCCGCCCGCTTCGACGAACTGGGCAACGGCGAGGGGGCCGACGAGGCCGCCCTGGCAGACCTGGATACCCGGCTCAGCGAGCGCATGGATGAGATTGAGGGCCGCCTCGAGGAGCGCTTCGAGGAGCTCGCCGCGGCGCAGGAGGGCCTCGGCGAGGACATGGAGCGGCTCGGTGCGCGCAGCGAGCAGGAGGAAGAAGGCTGGCTGAAGGCCGAGGCCGGCTACCTGGCGCAGATCGCCATCCACCGTGTGCGCCACCACCACGACGTGGATTCGGCCCTGGCCGCCCTGCGCGGCGCCGACGGTCTGCTGGCCGAGCTCGGCGGCGAGAGCATCCCCGAGCGTCAGGCCATCCGCGAGGCCATCGATACCCTGCTGGACTACTCCGGCCCGGATATCGGCGGCATCCGCGAGCGCATCACGGCGCGCATGGACGAGATCGACGAGCTCGCCCTCACCGGTGAGCCCGGCGACGGCGTCGCCCCGGACCTCCCGGAGATCGACGAGGCCGAAGAGGGCTGGCAGCGCGCCCTGAGCCGGGCCTGGACCCGGTTGCGCGAGGGCCTGGGCGAGCTGGTCCGGGTGCAGCACGAGGAGGAACTCGAAGAGCTCCTGACCCCGGAGCAGCAGTACTTCCTGCGCGAGGGGCTGCGGCTGCAACTGGAGAGCGTCCTGCTGGCGCTGCACAGCGGCGACGAGGAGAGCTATCGCGACGGGCTCGAGCGGGCCGCCAGCTGGCTGGAGCGTCGCTTCGATGCTGACGACGAGCGCGTCGCCGAGGCCAGGGAGGAGCTACTCGACCTGGCCGATGAGCCGATCCGGCACGACCTGCCGGATATCGAACCCCTCCTTGAACCAGTGAAGCCGTTCTGACATGCGCCGCCTGTTCATCTACCTACTGATCCTGGCCGGTGCCGTACTTACGGCGCTGTACTTCAACCAGCAGGAGGGCTACGTGATGCTCTCCATCGGACCGTGGCGGCTGGAGATGAGCCTGCTCTTCTCCGCTGTGGTCCTGGGGCTTCTGGTCCTCCTGCTCTACCTGGCCCTGGCCGCCCTGGGGCGGTTGTGGAGCATGCCGCGCCGGCTGCGCAGCTGGCAGGGCCAGCGCCGACAGGAGTCGGCCCGCACCGAGCTGACCTCGGGGCTGCTGCGCTTTGCCGAGGGCGACTACGACACCGCCGAGCAGCAGCTGGTGCATAGCGCCCGACGCAGCGAGGCACCGCTGGTCAACTACCTGACCGCCGCGATCGCCGCCCAGCGTCGCGGCGCCCGGGAGGTGCGGGACGGCTACCTGACCACGGCCGAGAAGAGCGGCCCCGACGCCAACCTGGCGGTGCGGCTGCTCCAGGCGCAGCTGCAGGCCGAATCCGGTCAGTGGGAGGAGGCCCAGGCCAGCGTCTCGGCCGTTCTCGACAAGGAACCCAAGCACCGCCGGGCCCTGGAGCTGATGGTTGGTTGCTGCCGGGCCCTGGGCGACTGGGAGCGACTGGAGCCCCTGCTGCCACGCATCGAGCGCCAGGGGATCCTGCCCAAGAACGA encodes the following:
- a CDS encoding uroporphyrinogen-III C-methyltransferase, with translation MSNPNRPEDRSRPEDPNRGAQSPSDPRSAETPRRGDARPGAPSTQPPGGGSASGQERTDDGRPTESQNSQGDASGSGNSSAPPERSGSDQQSGTDKPAESSKESGSDSKAGEAGQESKDTDSGSSKSSSGSGSGSGSGSGSGDGGGSRLSSTPEPRSRFTLWFVIVLLGGGTVAAGVYGYQLYEELQAAQQELDERVAAQEERDAELDDTLEKAREQAEAAARLEAYLEDFEALSADVEAAKQASDDTAESLASLESRVEELAARFDELGNGEGADEAALADLDTRLSERMDEIEGRLEERFEELAAAQEGLGEDMERLGARSEQEEEGWLKAEAGYLAQIAIHRVRHHHDVDSALAALRGADGLLAELGGESIPERQAIREAIDTLLDYSGPDIGGIRERITARMDEIDELALTGEPGDGVAPDLPEIDEAEEGWQRALSRAWTRLREGLGELVRVQHEEELEELLTPEQQYFLREGLRLQLESVLLALHSGDEESYRDGLERAASWLERRFDADDERVAEAREELLDLADEPIRHDLPDIEPLLEPVKPF
- a CDS encoding heme biosynthesis HemY N-terminal domain-containing protein gives rise to the protein MRRLFIYLLILAGAVLTALYFNQQEGYVMLSIGPWRLEMSLLFSAVVLGLLVLLLYLALAALGRLWSMPRRLRSWQGQRRQESARTELTSGLLRFAEGDYDTAEQQLVHSARRSEAPLVNYLTAAIAAQRRGAREVRDGYLTTAEKSGPDANLAVRLLQAQLQAESGQWEEAQASVSAVLDKEPKHRRALELMVGCCRALGDWERLEPLLPRIERQGILPKNELTELNRWVARERLAQAAGEDTQALQEAWRELSRGLRKDPDVICSYVDGLTTLGEVQSAVELIQKQLHKEWNPDLLQRYARLPADDIDTYAARLEKAEGWIEAHRDDPKALYAAGVLALQAEQWERGRDYLQAAVDQTARPEYLRTLGALQEHLGDYDGARATYRLAMDLSGAGSDALPGLPGPTASGRTATPGLEDDSSAPPTDYAADEDTEGRPRQD